Proteins from one Loktanella sp. M215 genomic window:
- a CDS encoding formamidase produces MNGLGGLNKTDNGVVIGLVQLQLPNVVTKADLTAQTARVVELVAKARRNLGTMDLVVFPEYMLHGLSMDTNPEIMCSMDGPEVAALKQACIDNAIWGCFSIMELNPGGYPYNTGLIIDDAGEVQLYYRKMHPWVPVEPWEPGDIGIPVCTGPKGAKIGLIICHDGMFPEMSREAAYKGAEIMIRTAGYTAPIREAWRFTNQSNSFCNLMVTANVCMCGSDGTFDSMGEGMIVNYDGSVIAHGKTGRADEIISAEVRPDLVREARAIWGVENNPYQFGHRGYVAVKGGAQDCPYTYMTDLAAGKYVLPWEGDVRVTDGTGCGFPKPNRMFGEKETGQ; encoded by the coding sequence ATGAATGGCCTTGGCGGACTGAACAAGACGGACAACGGCGTGGTGATCGGCCTCGTACAGTTGCAACTGCCCAACGTGGTGACAAAGGCCGATCTGACGGCACAGACCGCGCGCGTGGTGGAACTGGTGGCCAAGGCGCGCCGCAACCTCGGCACGATGGATCTGGTCGTGTTTCCCGAATACATGCTGCACGGCCTGTCGATGGACACCAACCCAGAGATCATGTGCAGCATGGACGGACCAGAGGTCGCGGCGCTGAAGCAGGCCTGCATCGACAATGCGATCTGGGGCTGCTTTTCGATCATGGAACTGAACCCGGGCGGCTATCCCTACAACACCGGTCTGATCATCGACGACGCGGGCGAGGTGCAGCTTTACTATCGCAAGATGCACCCTTGGGTGCCGGTCGAGCCGTGGGAGCCGGGCGATATCGGCATCCCGGTCTGCACCGGCCCGAAGGGGGCGAAGATCGGCCTGATCATCTGCCACGACGGGATGTTCCCCGAAATGTCGCGCGAGGCCGCCTATAAGGGCGCCGAGATCATGATCCGCACCGCAGGCTACACCGCGCCGATCCGCGAGGCGTGGCGGTTCACCAACCAGTCCAACAGCTTCTGCAACCTGATGGTGACGGCCAACGTCTGCATGTGCGGGTCGGACGGCACCTTTGACAGCATGGGCGAGGGGATGATCGTGAACTACGACGGCAGCGTCATCGCCCATGGCAAGACGGGCCGCGCGGACGAGATCATCAGCGCGGAGGTGCGCCCCGATCTGGTGCGCGAGGCCCGCGCGATCTGGGGGGTAGAAAACAACCCCTATCAGTTCGGACACCGCGGCTATGTCGCGGTGAAGGGCGGCGCGCAGGACTGTCCCTATACCTACATGACCGACCTTGCGGCCGGCAAATACGTGCTGCCGTGGGAAGGCGATGTGCGCGTCACCGACGGCACTGGCTGCGGCTTTCCCAAGCCCAACCGGATGTTCGGAGAGAAGGAAACCGGTCAGTGA